The window TTAAACCCAAGGTTGCATGGTGTCCCTGTCTCAACAAAGTGTGAATGTAGGTTTGTTCATGACTGTGGGTGTGCTGAAacgtaggtgtgtgtgtgagattgtgcGAATGtgtacagatgtgtgtgtctctgttgcCCTCTGACTGCACCACACAGGAAGTCAGCGGGTACCAAAGAGGTGAGGGGAATTCTTACTGAGGTGTGACAGGCCTTGTGGTATGTATGCTCTCAGATAGCGAAGCTATTGCAAGATTGCACCTTTTCCACTGGACAAGCATatcaaaagacacacacacacacacacacacacacacacacacacacacacacacacacacacacacacacacacacacacacacacacacacacacacacacacacacacacacacacacacacacacacacacacacacacacacacacacacacagcaaacctGTATTCTGTATAGATATTTCCAAATTAAGTCAGCTGTCTACAGGTATCAGACActtgaatttgatgttttttaagaTTGTTTCAAGATAATTAACCAAATTTAAAACCTATTTTAGGACAAATCACCTTTCAAACATTGCAGGCAAGCGAGTTtgcagtatgtacagtatgtggtcCATACAGGTATGGATGTATCTGGCCAACAGATAAGTATGTAAGGAAAACAGTATTCCGTGTGCAGCATCAGAAAGTGGAACGCATTGACTCAATTTTTACAAAGAGAATTTAAAagatggagaaaataaataaggcAAAATGTTAGTTCCAATTAAGACCTTCCAAAAGGAACTTTAAAACTTTTTACTGACTTTTATGgcattttaagactttttaaaaggAGCTGCTGTCACCGACACAAAatctttttgtatttgtcattttacttacttcaaaatgtaaaatattttgagAATATTCTACTGACATAATGCCAAACGTGATCACTGGTATCACAAAGCTGCAGCTACTTAATTTGAAAGTCTGCTGACAAGATAATGTTGTTTAATTTGGCGTCTTATGACTATAGAGTTGAGTAATGCTCAGACATTGTAAGGCCCAGTTTACCCTTGTTTGGGGAACTTGAAACTAAAATCAACTATTATTGTCAAAATGTGTTACTACTGGTAACAGTAGCAATAGTAATTCATGGAATAAACAGTGGAGGACACAGTTAAAAAGTCAATTTTGAGGGTGGCAACAGATAAAAAATCGTCTGTTCTAAGCACATTATTTACCTCAAATAAGGGAAGTTTTATGAAAAATGCAGCGAAAATACATCATGTACTTCAATCCTTGTAAAGTTTATGAGGGTTTTTATATAAATCTAAAAAAACCTGGCATGTGGACTCAGGCcaaagtgaaaataaacataaaaatgaaacgAGAACATTTGGTGGGCAAGTTTGTACTGACGTGTTGTCAAGAACGAAAACCTTCGTTCGTGGGTTCGTGTTAAACCTTTTACAAGTGAgttttgaaatgacaaaaataaaaaggaattcATAGAGAATGAGGTTTTAGTTCTCCTTCGACAGCTCTGCATCACTGGAGACACAGCAGGGCCTTCCCACACCCTCCACAACAGCTGTAAAGTCATTACTGTACCTTCTGTTCAAACTGTGACTTCATGGAGTTCCACTGAATGTCCCACTGCTTGTTCACCTCCAGTACCTGTAAGCAGCGCcagaaagtgaaacaaatgacacttgaacATATATATAGGAAACTAAAATACACAGAGACTTTCCCCTATGGCAAAAGAGGATGAGCAGTAAGAGCAAAAAAGACTCACATCctttctctgcttctccaaaagCTTGATCTTCTTTTCATACACCTCAACATCACAAGGTTTGGTCGGGGTTTTCTCTGCAGCTTTTCCACTCTGTGGGGCACACAAAACATTCCTAAATCCACAACTTTCTTCCATTACTCTAACCTCACATTGTGAGGGTTTACCAGTAGGGAAGTTTTAAGTCACACATTTCTTGTGAAACGTTTTAGTTCTTCtatttctgaaaatgaaaaagttcaaaataaacagatttAGTGTGTAAATGGGAcagatttatttaaatgaagcaaggttgtaaaataaaaaaaaataaaaaaaatttgagaGGTGATTTAACTACCTTCTGCGGTGTGGTGGCCTCCATCTTCGGCCTGACAGCGGCCGATTCCTCCTTCACGGGCTCCTCTTTGGCCTCTGTTGCTTCGGTATCAGATGGCGCTGCAGACGATCCTGCTGCTGTAGCTCCTCCTGTGACCAGCTCCTTAAGTTTCTGATTCTCCTGTCTGAAATCAgcgagaaaatgaaaatgatagtGAGCAATCTCCCTTCCCAGAGCTTTGTTGAAGCTCTGGTACAGCTTCAGGATGTCATTTGGGAAGACCCTACAATACCCACTGGGCGCAGTGACGCCAACAGAAAGCAGTGGAATAATCCCCCCGTCCAAAAGTGAAAGTATGGTCAACATCCATAGCAAAGTAAAAACTGTAATCAAATATTTATGGGTGGCTGATTCACTCGACATTCAAAAGGTCGTGAGAAACAAAAACTGTCCCACAGTTTAAAGAGAAAGACGAGAGGAGTGTGAATGAGATGTTAGATTGTTTGCATTGTTTAGGAATATGCTCCAGATGCACAGTCTGTTCTTTTTGACCTTACCAACAATAATGTTTCTACTTCAGCAGAAGCAAGACAAAGACCagtcaaaaaaaacacattacctCAGCTGTTCCAAGTCTCGATTCCTGATATGATGGTCctcttccattttctttctgaGCTCATTGTTCTCCTGTCTGAGCTGCTCACAGAGAGTCTGCAACCAATAAAGACATTATCACAACATTAAGCCCCTCTTAGTATTATGACAATAACATTTTTACGTCTGTATACATAAGACAGTAGAAAATTGCCTTGACCACAATGGTGAAAATTATGTTTGAATACCATGCATGTGTATGAGCAGATTAATAAGAAATATATTTCTTCAAATCCACAAACTTACAACTGGGACTTTTCTAACTTTATCAGAGagcttttgaaaagaaaaaaataacaacaacaacaacttgtcTGCAAATATGAACCCAAGTCACTGCAAATACTGCTTTACATTGTATTTCAAAATTAGGTCATAACGTGACACACTTCAACTGATACAGACCACGAACAAACAACCTACTCTTTAAATGTACACCCACACTCAGTGTTCAATAAATTATATGTCGTAGTATTAAGGAACTacatgttataataataatttatgttATAGGTATACTGGACTACATTATGCTGAGATGTTACTAATATTCTGACCTGCTTATGTATGTAAataggaaagaaaaataataagatACAGCTCTAGATATACCTACCTTTAACTAACCTTAATGCTAAAGGTGTGCCATTTAATTAACACCTCTGTGACACTGTTAATataaaatttaacattgcaggCATCATTTTTTGGCAGAGCAGTTGTCTTGGATTGTATAAGACCGTGCAGGTGTACCTGATAAAAAGGCCAGTGAGTGTTTGTAATATAATAAAGGCTATTTTTCCAAAGCACTTCATAACACTGTTCAGAAATGTGCTcacaaaaaagcaacaaagttATTACAGTTAAAATTATAATGTGTTGGAAAAACAGGGACAGCTTGTGTTGTGCCTGCAGTGGAGGTTGTTTATGTGAATGTCATGCATATACAAGTACCCAGCCCACATGGCCAACTGTGTACGAcaccaaaacaaaatataacttCTTACATGtatcaagaaaaaacaaacaaagaactCTGTCCTCATTTAACTATAAAGTgtagcctttaaaaaaaaaaaaaaaaaaaaaaacatcatgggTACAAATCTGGCATATAATAAAAATCACtcactgcagcatttaatgtaaaacaGCATGTGAACGGTTTGCATTTaatatataacatttaaaaacaaaattacatttgtcATGTCATAGCATCTTTTACTGTCACATACCTGGAGGAGGGAGGTCCTCTGCTCATTCTTTTGGACCTTGGAGGAAAGATGGTGAAACTCCACAGCCATTCGACCGAGGTGAGCCAACAGCTGGTTTGGGTTGGACTCCTCTGCGAATATGCTGAAGGAGCTCTCCAGTCTCTTCAGCTGGCTTGCTAACTCGATGTTCTCCTGAGGCAGGAGAGGGATTACTCCCACCGCTGATCCAGCCTGGAGATACCCACACAGGTGAAGAATCAGTCCTTCTTGTCAAGCTGACTCAGCGTTCGAGCTGACAGTCACATACGTATTTAAACAAGCATGAGACTGTAGGAGTCATCGGGCCGCTATTtccaagaaaagcagcagctgaCTTAAGTTAAACTAGTTTCTCCTGTTGGAATTTAATTTTAGTCTGCGCAGGCTACCATTGTTGAGGTAACGAATTTGCCAAAAATATTCTGTTCAGGTGTGGAAACGGTGTCAAAGTAGGCTAGAGATCTTACAATATGTGATAAGCTAGTCCATCAATAAGTTCCTGAAATATTCTGGCTTGGTGTCCTATTAACACATCCTCTaggatgtactgtgtgtatgaATCAGTGGTGTAATTCTAGTCAGTAATAATCCTGGACTTTCCCCTGGCTGACTCAGGCTGGAGCTACCAGtattgagtttgtttgtgaGTCAGCCCACCGAGGATATGTTTCTAATATTGAGGAAATGGCTATAAAGAGGAAAGGTTGATTTTAGCATAAATTAAATCCACAAAATAATTTGAAGTTTCTTTGGACCTATAAGTTCAGTTCCTGTCATAGTTGGAAAATGATTCATCTCAACAAAAAGTCAAGTACGTACAGTCAAGGCATCTGTTGTCTTCCCATCCATATTCACAACCTCAAACTCTGATAAGGCCtcctgtaaaaaacaaaaagtaagtaGTGCCATAGAGCATGCTGTGTCCATACTGCTTTTACATCAACAAAAGTCCAAGTTTAAAGCAAACAGCCTCCAGGGCAGAGCGGCTAAATGTATGTACAATCCTACAGTCATCTCAAAGTTGTTTCTGTCTGTATAAATGCCTTACATTGGGCTTCTCAGGCTGAAGGGTCTTCCCTAAACAGCTTGTttgctcctccttctcctctgcagTGGGATGTAAACAGGGTTTACCTGAAATAACCAGTACCGAcaataaatgttattaaaaatTGCAGTAAAGTAGAATAGCATGCCATAAGTTTCCCACACTTAAAgatatacaaaaaatatactTTGACCTactttgtgtctctgtctgagCAGGCCCTCCCGTACACAGACTGGCTGCAAAGCTGGAGGACTTGAGGGCCTCGTTGTCTCTCACAAGTTCCTCCACTCGCTGCCGAAGCCTTGATGCCTCTGACTGAGACTCCTCCAGCAAATCACCTGCAAGTATCAAAGAGATCTTGTCTCTGTCCAACACTGCTTTGACTGCATCTATTAGCACAAGCAGTCATCAACAGGCTATGATAGTAGTTTAGCGAGAAATTCTGTTTAAGTAGCACTCCTTTGGTGAGTCACAAAAGGAGCTATCAGGCTGTCTACATCATTGGCATGCAACTATTAAAAGAGCTACCAGTGAAGATCATCAGGATTTACTACATTCCACGTTATTTGTTGCACAACTGTTCCCCTCCTGCGCTTTGTATTTCTTTGACTGGAGCTTCAATTATGGAAGACATCATGTGATGAAGTTAATATTGAAAGTATTTTTTGGGGTACTgctgcaaaatgcaaaacagctTTCTATTTTAGATTTTAATAATATTCTTGTATGCATGCCAATCTGGATAAACACTCTCCTCAGGTGTTAAGACACTAAACAGATGTGTGATGCCGAAGAACAGCCTTGAGGTAACCATTCTGTTTTTAGGAACCTACCTAAGCTCTTAAGTCCCTTCATCCGCTCCCTCAGTATgctgttctcctccagcagctgtcgATAGCTGCTTCCCCCTCCGGCCTCATCCCGGGCCTTGACCTCACTCCCACCTGGATCATAGATGCGGTACGGGCCTTTCCCTTCCATCGCCGTCGCTCACTTCCTAGACATGGTCCTCTAAACTGtggaaaacagacacaaactgttattttcaaaataattcgGAACGTTTTAAAGTACCAGAATCTTTGCAGTGGATTAGCAGGACTTTACTGAAAACGTGCCGACAGTAAAGCCTTTAATCATAGAGGACTTATGTCTACATTGGTCCTCCACCCTTTGCAATATGAAAAGTAGCTGAAGAAACATTTTTGAAGTTTTGCATTGCAAACAgttacatttgaatatttagTTAAAAAGATAGTGCTTATAGATGCAGTTTAAAGTACCAACATCAAATGTCGACACCCAACTGATCATGCAAATGAAGCTAACAGTTGCTCAGAAGCACTGGCTGTATAGTATAAGGAAAAATAACTTGAAAAAACTACAAACCCCCTTGAATCACAACTTATATTGTAGCAAGACTGCAACCAATCAAAAATATAACTGGTGTCCTGTAACTTCTTGACTGCTTGATGAAATACCACCCACTCGGAGATGCTACTGTATCTGCTGTAAGTTACCCAACTACAGCAACCTTTTCGCTCCTTCCCGCTCTGTAATTTATGACAGGGCGAGTGTAAACTATCAGTAAAGCCcggtgaagaaaataaaaaccccACTGACAGCTCTGAGAGGACAAAAGCACCAACAATATCACCATAATGCCACCCTGTTAGGGTGAAGGCAAGAATGTGCTAACGTTTCTGGTGGCAAGATATGACAACTACAACGTTCATAACCAAGGAAAAAGAGGACGAAAGCAGAGGAATAAATACTAAAGGGTACGtgaatcctgctgacaaacatctACCCAATAGATCAGAGTCAAATACAGCACAGTCTAGCTAATGATAGCTACCTTGATTGGCTGAAGAAGGCTAATATTAGTTTTCGCTGTTGTCATGCAAATTGCTAGCAACATCCTCGTTAGCTGTCGGCTAGCTAACACTAGATGACAGTGCGGGACAGGAAGCCGCTAGCTCCTCTTTTGTACTCACTAAAGATACTTTAATCGATGCAGCGAGTCGGTCGTAACGGAGAGTTAAACGACAAATCAAAGAACAAAGCGGTGTCTTTTGTCTGAATACCTTTCTGCTCGCAGTGGCCTCTCGTCTCTCTGCCAGACATCTATTGCGGAAGTGGTCTACTGGTCTGTGCTGTAACCTGGGAAATTCCACCTCACAACGTTTGATGTAAACAGCGGTGATTGACAGCCGggcagccaatcaggagccagCTCTCTGTCAGCGGGGCACCAACGGGAGCTGCTGGCCGTAATGTAAACAGTGGAGCTAAATGCTGCACATATTCTTATTTCATGACAGAGATTAACCCGGCATAATACCCTTCTTCGCATGATGgacttttatttatgtatatttttttttttaaaaaggctaaCGTGACACTAAGGTGAGTAAAACTGCTCATTAAAATgagccatttatttatttaaaatcgTAATACTtttaatcacacattttaattcttatttttacCTCTTGACACATATTCCACAGTCCAAGGACAAACCCGGCCATTTTCTCTGAATGACGTTTTACTTCATTGATAATTTTAGAGAAAGGGCTGGTGGGGGGTTTCTGTGATTGCATC of the Sparus aurata chromosome 18, fSpaAur1.1, whole genome shotgun sequence genome contains:
- the tnip1 gene encoding TNFAIP3-interacting protein 1 isoform X3 yields the protein MEGKGPYRIYDPGGSEVKARDEAGGGSSYRQLLEENSILRERMKGLKSLGDLLEESQSEASRLRQRVEELVRDNEALKSSSFAASLCTGGPAQTETQSKPCLHPTAEEKEEQTSCLGKTLQPEKPNEALSEFEVVNMDGKTTDALTAGSAVGVIPLLPQENIELASQLKRLESSFSIFAEESNPNQLLAHLGRMAVEFHHLSSKVQKNEQRTSLLQTLCEQLRQENNELRKKMEEDHHIRNRDLEQLRQENQKLKELVTGGATAAGSSAAPSDTEATEAKEEPVKEESAAVRPKMEATTPQKSGKAAEKTPTKPCDVEVYEKKIKLLEKQRKDVLEVNKQWDIQWNSMKSQFEQKITDLRQRLAESQKTVLELEAEREQRQRDYDKKLLLAKSKIENVQGEKECLNSETAELKQKIRYLQDQLLPLSKQREYQEKEIQRLNRALEEALNLHTPSASQQPPAQGNFADAANNLKKQELLTQIAVLKEQVKIFEEDFRKERSDRERMNEEKEDLRRQVERLQGQITNLTNQLHQAQNECQRERTERCKLERLQMQHHKQGFPWQSSFPQPRGSRAVGESSRPPPENADQPAAAAAAAAAAGPGGPGFGKRERQNIDPGKH
- the tnip1 gene encoding TNFAIP3-interacting protein 1 isoform X1; this encodes MEGKGPYRIYDPGGSEVKARDEAGGGSSYRQLLEENSILRERMKGLKSLGDLLEESQSEASRLRQRVEELVRDNEALKSSSFAASLCTGGPAQTETQSKPCLHPTAEEKEEQTSCLGKTLQPEKPNEALSEFEVVNMDGKTTDALTAGSAVGVIPLLPQENIELASQLKRLESSFSIFAEESNPNQLLAHLGRMAVEFHHLSSKVQKNEQRTSLLQTLCEQLRQENNELRKKMEEDHHIRNRDLEQLRQENQKLKELVTGGATAAGSSAAPSDTEATEAKEEPVKEESAAVRPKMEATTPQKSGKAAEKTPTKPCDVEVYEKKIKLLEKQRKDVLEVNKQWDIQWNSMKSQFEQKITDLRQRLAESQKTVLELEAEREQRQRDYDKKLLLAKSKIENVQGEKECLNSETAELKQKIRYLQDQLLPLSKQREYQEKEIQRLNRALEEALNLHTPSASQQPPAQGNFADAANNLKKQELLTQIAVLKEQVKIFEEDFRKERSDRERMNEEKEDLRRQVERLQGQITNLTNQLHQAQNECQRERTERCKLERLQMQHHKQGQQQERRTSDPTSGSVNGPLSPPYCGPFVQVGPQGLEGWPIHFPPRMPNAAGATAAAAAAPPPVRDFQPVTPGFPWQSSFPQPRGSRAVGESSRPPPENADQPAAAAAAAAAAGPGGPGFGKRERQNIDPGKH
- the tnip1 gene encoding TNFAIP3-interacting protein 1 isoform X2 → MEGKGPYRIYDPGGSEVKARDEAGGGSSYRQLLEENSILRERMKGLKSLGDLLEESQSEASRLRQRVEELVRDNEALKSSSFAASLCTGGPAQTETQSKPCLHPTAEEKEEQTSCLGKTLQPEKPNEALSEFEVVNMDGKTTDALTAGSAVGVIPLLPQENIELASQLKRLESSFSIFAEESNPNQLLAHLGRMAVEFHHLSSKVQKNEQRTSLLQTLCEQLRQENNELRKKMEEDHHIRNRDLEQLRQENQKLKELVTGGATAAGSSAAPSDTEATEAKEEPVKEESAAVRPKMEATTPQKSGKAAEKTPTKPCDVEVYEKKIKLLEKQRKDVLEVNKQWDIQWNSMKSQFEQKITDLRQRLAESQKTVLELEAEREQRQRDYDKKLLLAKSKIENVQGEKECLNSETAELKQKIRYLQDQLLPLSKQREYQEKEIQRLNRALEEALNLHTPSASQQPPAQGNFADAANNLKKQELLTQIAVLKEQVKIFEEDFRKERSDRERMNEEKEDLRRQVERLQGQITNLTNQLHQAQNECQRERTERCKLERLQMQHHKQVGPQGLEGWPIHFPPRMPNAAGATAAAAAAPPPVRDFQPVTPGFPWQSSFPQPRGSRAVGESSRPPPENADQPAAAAAAAAAAGPGGPGFGKRERQNIDPGKH